In Arachis hypogaea cultivar Tifrunner chromosome 7, arahy.Tifrunner.gnm2.J5K5, whole genome shotgun sequence, the genomic window ACACATTGGAGACTTTAACCAAGCTTCTACGAATGAGCTCAGCTAAGTAGTCTTCTGCTGCTTCCTCAAGTGTTTGATCTCCAAACATCTCATTTTCATTCACAAAGCCCTCTGCTACCCATAGGCGAATAAGCGTTGAACACTTAACGGAGTAATCTTGGGGGAAAAGGCCAAAGTACAAAAGGCATAACCTCAGATGGTAAGGAAGATCATGATAACTTTCTAGCAAGACCAGATAGAAGCTTCTAAGATGAGGATCGGTGGAGAATTTTGAGCGGAGGCTATCATATACCTTTTGCCATTCAGATACAGTTTTCTTCTTAGTTGAAAGGAGGCCCGAAATAACTACAATGGCAAGTGGCACTCCCTTGCACCTCTTAACAAATCTTTGAGACAAATCATTCAGATCTTGAGGACAACCATGATGGTCAAATTGAAATGTCTTCAAAAGAAAAAGCTTCAAAGCATCATCAGCAGGTAATGGTTTTAGTTCGTGGATATGAACCGGAGCAGAACGTTGACAAAATTCAGCTATTCCTCTGTCCCTTGTTGTGATGATGATCCTGCTTCTGATGTTGGTATCAGCAGGTAAAGCAAATTCCATGCATTCCCAAAAGTTTATTTCCCACACATCATCAAACACGATCATGTAGCTCTTTCCTTGCAAGTAGTCTCTTAGTTTTTGTGTCAAATTACACTTGTCCACCTCTTTTTCCCTGATTCCCTCCACAGGATACTTTTTACCATCATTCTCATACAAAGTTTGTATTATAGTCTGCAAATGTTCCTCTTTGAAGGAATGAGACACAGTTATCCAAGCATAACAATCAAAATCCTCCTTATGTTTGTTGTAGAGATTCCTAACAATTGCTGTTTTCCCTTTACGGAGATATtaataagaacaaaagaaagaaattaagttAGAAAAtggttttatataaatataaactgtTCTTCCATTAATTACGTCTCACACGGGGAAAAGAGTATAAAGCCACAATAAATTTTAACAAATCACTAGTATGgattttaaaatctttcaatTAGTCCGTAACATTTCAATAATATTTTGGGATTCATCTCTAATAACAACTCCTCTAAGTATAAAACTAgttgtaaaatctttttaaagtatatctgaatatttattataggagattacgtatttattattatgattctcttaatacctataaatacccttttatacTGTATCATTCAAAACAACTTGAATAGAtaacttgaatacactcaataatacacaaattcttTTTTCAGCTTGTTTCTAACAGTAATAACTGAGCAATAAGAATATTACCGAGTCCCCCTTCGCCTACGACGGAGATGATGGTGCGCCTGGCTTCTCCATGTATGAGCCAATCAGTGAGCAAATTCTTGGCATAATCAACTCCCACAAGTTCATCATCCCTAATAAAATGGGAACCCATTCGAAGGTCATAGCGTATTCGTTCAGCCACATTTTGTTCTGATGATGGAGTGAGCCCAAGAGCATGCTTATCTTCGTAGAGCTTCCGTATGGACGCTGTCACGTTCACAATCTCAGATGTGATCCGGTGCCTGGGTACCACACTTGTTATCACCAAACAAAACTTACACAGCATACCACGCCTTTCATCACAACAAACCAAAGTTAGTTAATTTGCAACTAACAAACTACAAACTCATAGCTTATATAATGGTAAAGGCTCGCAGTTCTGTGACTCCTTAAGtaacaatttagtcaaatatgtCTAATAATTTTTATCTGAAGACAAATACACGTCAGTTTCTGACAATGAATTATAGCTCAAAAGGTATAGTTTCTCCATACTCATCTAAGAGTTTGCGGGTATgaatctcctatctttggtaaaaaaaaaaatacacgtaAGTTTCTACCTTTTCTCTCGCTACTTTGTTTATTTCCTATTCTAACATTTATGCAAATCAAATGCTTGCCTTTGAGATGGGTGAGGTGCTAGTTTGATGATGTAAAAGTCAACGGCATCTTCGATGCGAAAGGAAGCACGTCTGAGTTGGTTGACCCAAACCTTGACGGCGTGGGAGGAGGTGTCAGCAGTATCTGCCTTGGCATCAGCATCCTTCAAGTAAGCTTGGATCAAACACAGCTCATCTCTCACTCCTTCAACTTTCGTCCGCACATCTCTCAGCAGCGTCACTTCCTCATTCAGTAACCGCGCCAGCTTCATAATCAAGCTGTCCACCGCAACTGATGCCATCAAAATGGAAGAGATAGTTCACAGATAATGCAAATTAAACTTCAACTCACCTCTTCCCTTTTGCCTTTAACTTATTCCCTGCTTTACTTTAGCTTTGCCTTTATACTTTTTCTTAAGTAACATTTCTTCTCAATTAACCAATGAATCATATgtttacaaataaataaatatataggaATCTGTATTTGatatctcaatttttttattatgttattattattctaattatttagtaaaaaaatgtgtaaatcaatatgtataaataaatatacGTAAATAtataacaactaatttaacatttTTGTTGCCAATaaactataactcaaatgacataattttctCATACTCAGCTAAAAGATTGCAGATTTGAGTCCCTTTATCTGGTAAAAATCTTTTTACCTTCTTAATGAACATATAATAAAACTTGTgttaaacatatgcaaatgatataTGAAAATGAATAGTGAGTAGTTTCTCTGGGATTCTTTGACTTGTTTTCAGCTTAATTTTTGAGTTACTATTCCCTGAATGGAACCAACGAGAGTaaacaaaccaaaaacaaagcCTAAAATGCTTAAACTCCGAAGCATGATCCACTTAGCACTCCATGCTTCAGTATTAGACAGACCTAAGTACATTTCCACTGGAAAATATATGGTTAATGGCCAAAAGATTAAGCTTCCTAGTACTCCCAAAATCTGGTTGAAGTAAGGGAACATCAATGCAATCACTGTGGTTGATGCCACGTAAGCGGTTCGGAAAGAAAGCCTCAGAAAATTCAGTTCAAAATCCGGTAAAAATAGCAGTTTCAAGAAATATGAGTGATTCACAAATTCACTATCCGGGTATTGAAAGCGGAACCAATTCTCAACAATGGCAAAAAGT contains:
- the LOC112701771 gene encoding disease resistance protein RPM1 isoform X1, with translation MASVAVDSLIMKLARLLNEEVTLLRDVRTKVEGVRDELCLIQAYLKDADAKADTADTSSHAVKVWVNQLRRASFRIEDAVDFYIIKLAPHPSQRRGMLCKFCLVITSVVPRHRITSEIVNVTASIRKLYEDKHALGLTPSSEQNVAERIRYDLRMGSHFIRDDELVGVDYAKNLLTDWLIHGEARRTIISVVGEGGLGKTAIVRNLYNKHKEDFDCYAWITVSHSFKEEHLQTIIQTLYENDGKKYPVEGIREKEVDKCNLTQKLRDYLQGKSYMIVFDDVWEINFWECMEFALPADTNIRSRIIITTRDRGIAEFCQRSAPVHIHELKPLPADDALKLFLLKTFQFDHHGCPQDLNDLSQRFVKRCKGVPLAIVVISGLLSTKKKTVSEWQKVYDSLRSKFSTDPHLRSFYLVLLESYHDLPYHLRLCLLYFGLFPQDYSVKCSTLIRLWVAEGFVNENEMFGDQTLEEAAEDYLAELIRRSLVKVSNVFVNGKVKSCRVHDLMHDFIVRKCEELNFCQVVSKQQFGFHEWTRRISIQNIDKSAFIGNDQSFVRVRSCLSCGIEELSESVVKSLFSGFNLLVTLGLEDFPLDHLPEVVGNLLNLKYLSLRKTKIKTIPKSIGKLQKLQTLNLRDTQVLELPMEINKLVKLRHLLSYSFGSKEHWQHLLGFRLNGGIGGLTDLQSLAMVDTSTANGDGIIREMENMINMKKLGIVELSEVNGSSVCNAIKNMPNLCSLSIKAAENCGFLVLQAIVDPPANLQRLYLNGPLQRLPEWIPKLKHLIKLRLIGSRLAEDPLPKLEGLPELLELHLDHYCESEEVHFKCGWFEKLKELTLQRMNTLRTLKIDKGALPKLEVLRLGSCPQIIEGADAIQNLEALKNLYLIDMPIQFSYDIALNNPYDIDMPRQFANDISTPLKENTTLYISPPLLPPPQLTPPRLPPRRGQVKVKVLQDVASTAIRFLSAA
- the LOC112701771 gene encoding disease resistance protein RPM1 isoform X2, whose amino-acid sequence is MKLARLLNEEVTLLRDVRTKVEGVRDELCLIQAYLKDADAKADTADTSSHAVKVWVNQLRRASFRIEDAVDFYIIKLAPHPSQRRGMLCKFCLVITSVVPRHRITSEIVNVTASIRKLYEDKHALGLTPSSEQNVAERIRYDLRMGSHFIRDDELVGVDYAKNLLTDWLIHGEARRTIISVVGEGGLGKTAIVRNLYNKHKEDFDCYAWITVSHSFKEEHLQTIIQTLYENDGKKYPVEGIREKEVDKCNLTQKLRDYLQGKSYMIVFDDVWEINFWECMEFALPADTNIRSRIIITTRDRGIAEFCQRSAPVHIHELKPLPADDALKLFLLKTFQFDHHGCPQDLNDLSQRFVKRCKGVPLAIVVISGLLSTKKKTVSEWQKVYDSLRSKFSTDPHLRSFYLVLLESYHDLPYHLRLCLLYFGLFPQDYSVKCSTLIRLWVAEGFVNENEMFGDQTLEEAAEDYLAELIRRSLVKVSNVFVNGKVKSCRVHDLMHDFIVRKCEELNFCQVVSKQQFGFHEWTRRISIQNIDKSAFIGNDQSFVRVRSCLSCGIEELSESVVKSLFSGFNLLVTLGLEDFPLDHLPEVVGNLLNLKYLSLRKTKIKTIPKSIGKLQKLQTLNLRDTQVLELPMEINKLVKLRHLLSYSFGSKEHWQHLLGFRLNGGIGGLTDLQSLAMVDTSTANGDGIIREMENMINMKKLGIVELSEVNGSSVCNAIKNMPNLCSLSIKAAENCGFLVLQAIVDPPANLQRLYLNGPLQRLPEWIPKLKHLIKLRLIGSRLAEDPLPKLEGLPELLELHLDHYCESEEVHFKCGWFEKLKELTLQRMNTLRTLKIDKGALPKLEVLRLGSCPQIIEGADAIQNLEALKNLYLIDMPIQFSYDIALNNPYDIDMPRQFANDISTPLKENTTLYISPPLLPPPQLTPPRLPPRRGQVKVKVLQDVASTAIRFLSAA